A single region of the Sphaeramia orbicularis chromosome 6, fSphaOr1.1, whole genome shotgun sequence genome encodes:
- the LOC115421537 gene encoding unconventional myosin-Va-like, whose amino-acid sequence MAASELYSKYARVWIPDAAEVWKSAELIKDYTPGDSTLSLQLEDGTEVEHKIDTQTNHLPPLRNPNILVGENDLTALSYLHEPAVLHNLKVRFVDSKLIYTYCGIVLVAINPYESLPIYEEDIIHAYRGQNMGDMDPHIFAVAEEAYKQMARDERNQSIIVSGESGAGKTVSAKYAMRYFATVSCSSGEANVEEKVLASSPIMEALGNAKTTRNDNSSRFGKYIEIGFDKKHCIIGANMRTYLLEKSRVVFQAHGERNYHIFYQLCASSHLSEFKAFRLGCADDFHYTNQGQSPVIDGVDDAKEMNNTRKAFSLLGINEGDQMAIYQILAALLHLSNVEVKEQSADKSSIMPDNAHLLVFCELMGVPCEEMAHWLCHRKLKTTTETYVKPVPKINAVNGRDALAKHIYARLFSWIVGRVNNALKSSVRQHSFIGVLDIYGFETFDVNSFEQFCINYANEKLQQQFNLHVFKLEQEEYMKEQIPWTLIDFYDNQPCINLIEAKLGVLDLLDEECKMPKGSDDTWAQKLYNTLLKRNAHFDKPRLSNRAFIIHHFADKVEYQCVGFLEKNKDTVNEEQINVLKKSQFEMSLRLFEDDEKAPSSTNKKSSPGRAGQKDTKKTVGLQFRQSLHLLMDTLNATTPHYVRCIKPNDHKAQFTLAPVRAVQQLRACGILETVRISAAGFPSRWTYQEFFVRYRVLMKQKDVLPDRKLTCKNLLEKCIKDQNQYQFGKNKIFFRAGQVAYLEKLRSDKLRLACVRIQKTIRCWLARKKYLRMREAAIIIQKHVRGHQARCYVKFLRQTRAAVVIQRNVRMWATRRRYQKQRSAAITLQCLFRAYMARQQFYKMVYEQKAVVIQKWVKGWLARQHYKRTVAAIVLLQSCVRRMKAKRELKKLKVEARSVEHFKKLNFGMENKIMQLQHKINEQHKENRELSERLNVVEKTQGVERERLSREIENLRRSEQEAKAKAESVPSLLEQLTFLRQELDTTRREKDELEKEAKVYRETTQEMVEELNMKNSLLNNEKDELNKLILEQTQQLTEIKTNVVKTKQLEKDLNEERSRYQSLLSEHLSLEERHRDLKEEMDLNISPSKSGHKRTDSNYSSNSSDFSLSLGSTDGEDSSTHTEDEDQSTVDLPVLLKLQRRIKELEQEKKSLWQQIDKKEEAQQEKAKEAEEQKNVGRAELDLETLKRQELESENKKLKQDLNELRKSLTEESKDLVPPAPGSLPYQILLEQLNSSNDELEMRKEEVLLLRSHMVRQEALKYKDSALGEGVNLDLTEIPTIQDADRSTDIHTLNEDGELWLAYEGLKETNRLLECQMREQARIHSEETKTLQEQVSKFKKEKEQQQKLLAQSLLLPEDARIDASLQHEITRLTSENLELMELQEKQDKTIRKLKKQLRLYMKKLEEYEVSSQQKNNSSNMNAPMRAINITRKEKEYQGMLEYKQGDESKLLKNLVVDLKPRGVAVSLIPGLPAYIIFMCLRYADNINDDQRVSTLLNSTISSIKGVIKRRGNDFEVVSFWLANTCRLMHCLKQYSGEEVFVTCNTPKQNEHCLTNFELSEYQGVFGDLAIQIYRQLIKCMEDILQPIIVVSMLEHETIQSVLGSKPTGLRKRSRSSSVNEAVTVDALLQRLSFFHTTMNQHGMDLGVIKQVVRQQFYIICAVTLNHLLLRKDMCSWSKGLQIRYNVWQLEEWLSERELADCGAKETLEPLVQAAQLLQIKKKTEADAQAICNMCTALTTAQIIKVLTLYTPVIEFEERVPTTFIDTIKDILKDRVQSFALMMDTKKIFSVTLPFTASSVALETIQIPASLNLGFLSRI is encoded by the exons ATGGCTGCTTCTGAACTTTACTCCAAG TATGCCCGTGTATGGATCCCAGATGCAGCCGAAGTGTGGAAGTCAGCAGAGCTTATCAAAGACTACACTCCTGGGGACAGCACCTTGTCTCTGCAGCTGGAAGATGGCACG gagGTGGAACATAAAATAGACACTCAGACCAACCACCTGCCACCACTAAGAAACCCAAACATCCTGGTGGGAGAAAATGATCTCACAGCTCTCAGCTACCTCCATGAACCTGCAGTCCTACACAATCTCAAAGTGCGCTTTGTGGACTCCAAGTTGATTTACACATATTGCG GCATTGTCTTAGTTGCTATCAACCCTTATGAGAGCCTACCCATCTATGAAGAGGATATCATCCATGCATACAGGGGGCAGAATATGGGGGACATGGACCCTCATATATTTGCAGTAGCAGAGGAAGCATACAAACAAATGGCCAG AGATGAAAGGAACCAGTCTATCATAGTGAGCGGTGAGTCGGGAGCTGGTAAAACTGTCTCTGCTAAATATGCCATGCGTTACTTTGCCACTGTCAGCTGTTCCTCTGGTGAGGCCAATGTTGAGGAGAAAGTGCTGGCTTCCAGCCCCATCATGGAG GCCCTTGGGAATGCCAAGACAACAAGAAATGACAACAGCAGCCGCTTTGGAAAGTATATTGAGATTGGGTTTGACAAGAAGCACTGTATAATTGGAGCTAACATGAGGACATACTTACTGGAAAAGTCTAGAGTTGTGTTTCAG GCTCATGGAGAAAGGAACTACCATATATTCTACCAGTTGTGTGCATCTTCCCATTTGTCTGAGTTCAAAGCCTTCAGGTTAG GTTGTGCAGATGACTTCCATTATACAAACCAAGGTCAAAGTCCAGTCATTGATGGAGTAGATGATGCCAAAGAGATGAACAATACCCGGAAGGCTTTCTCATTGCTTG GAATCAATGAAGGTGATCAAATGGCAATTTATCAAATTCTAGCAGCTCTTCTTCATCTTAGCAATGTGGAAGTAAAAGAACAGTCAGCAGACAAAAGCAGCATCATG CCAGACAATGCCCATCTGCTGGTATTTTGTGAGCTGATGGGGGTGCCCTGTGAGGAAATGGCGCACTGGTTATGCCACAGGAAGCTCAAGACGACCACAGAGACCTACGTCAAGCCTGTCCCCAAAATAAATGCAGTCAATGGCCGAGACGCCCTCGCCAAACACATCTATGCCAGACTCTTTAGTTGGATTGTGGGCCGTGTTAACAATGCGCTAAAATCTTCAGTGAGACAACACTCGTTCATTGGTGTACTTGACATTTATGG GTTTGAAACATTTGATGTgaacagctttgaacagtttTGCATCAACTATGCCAATGAGAAGCTTCAACAACAGTTCAACTTG CATGTCTTCAAGCTAGAGCAAGAGGAGTACATGAAAGAGCAGATTCCTTGGACATTGATCGACTTCTATGACAACCAGCCATGTATCAATCTCATTGAAGCCAAGTTGGGTGTCCTTGACCTTCTGGATGAGGAGTGCAAA ATGCCCAAAGGCTCTGATGACACATGGGCCCAGAAGTTATACAATACCCTCCTTAAGCGGAATGCACACTTTGATAAACCCAGGTTATCAAACAGAGCTTTCATCATCCACCACTTTGCAGACAAG GTGGAGTACCAGTGTGTGGGCTTCTTGGAGAAAAACAAGGACACGGTCAATGAGGAGCAGATAAACGTGTTGAAAAAGAGCCAG TTTGAAATGTCACTGAGGTTGTTTGAAGATGATGAGAAGGCACCAAGCTCTACCAACAAGAAGTCTAGCCCTGGACGAGCTGGTCAGAAGGATACAAAAAAAACTGTTGGACTGCAG TTTCGTCAGTCTTTACATTTGCTGATGGACACACTTAATGCTACAACTCCTCACTATGTACGCTGCATCAAGCCAAATGACCATAAGGCTCAATTCAC CTTGGCCCCTGTTAGGGCAGTTCAGCAGCTACGAGCTTGTGGCATCCTTGAAACAGTCCGGATCTCAGCAGCAGGTTTTCCATCTAG ATGGACCTATCAAGAATTTTTTGTTCGTTATCGGGTCCTCATGAAACAAAAAGATGTGCTTCCTGATAGGAAACTGACTTGCAAAAATCTCCTAGAGAAATGTATTAAG GACCAGAATCAGTATCAGTTTGGTAAAAACAAGATCTTCTTCAGAGCTGGCCAGGTGGCTTACTTGGAGAAGCTACGCTCTGACAAGCTACGTTTGGCCTGTGTTCGCATTCAGAAAACTATCCGCTGTTGGCTAGCCCGTAAAAAGTACCTGAGGATGAGGGAAGCAGCCATCATCATTCAGAAGCATGTGCGTGGTCACCAGGCACGCTG ttatgtGAAGTTCCTGAGGCAAACCAGAGCGGCTGTTGTCATTCAACGCAATGTACGAATGTGGGCAACAAGGAGACGCTACCAGAAACAACGTTCTGCTGCTATCACCCTCCAGTGCCTCTTCAGAGCATATATGGCTCGACAGCAGTTTTATAAG ATGGTGTATGAGCAAAAGGCTGTTGTCATTCAGAAGTGGGTAAAGGGCTGGCTGGCAAGGCAGCATTATAAACGTACCGTGGCTGCCATTGTCCTCCTGCAGAGCTGTGTACGTCGCATGAAAGCCAAGAGGGAATTAAAGAAACTTAAAGTGGAGGCACGCTCTGTGGAGCACTTCAAGAAGCTTAACTTTGGCATGGAAAACAAAATTATGCAGTTGCAGCATAAGATAAATGAGCAG CATAAGGAAAACAGAGAGCTCAGTGAGAGGCTGAATGTTGTGGAGAAGACCCAGGGTGTGGAGAGAGAACGACTGAGCAGAGAGATTGAAAACCTGCGAAGGTCAGAGCAGGAGGCCAAAGCTAAAGCAGAGTCGGTACCCTCACTGCTGGAGCAGCTCACCTTCCTTCGCCAGGAGCTGGACACCACCCGAAGAGAGAAAGATGAACTGGAAAAGGAGGCAAAGGTCTACCGGGAGACAACACAAGAG ATGGTAGAGGAGCTGAATATGAAGAACAGCTTGTTGAACAATGAGAAGGATGAACTGAATAAACTAATCCTGGAACAAACCCAACAGTTAACAG AGATTAAAACCAATGTTGTAAAGACTAAACAGCTGGAGAAAGACTTAAATGAGGAGCGTTCCCGTTACCAAAGTCTACTAAGTGAACACCTTTCTCTGGAAGAGCGACATAGAGATCTGAAGGAGGAGATGGACCTCAACATT AGTCCAAGCAAATCTGGTCACAAGAGGACAGACTCCAACTACAGCAGTAACTCATCAGATTTCAGTCTTAGTTTAGGGTCTACAGATGGAGAGGACAGCTCTACACACACAGAG GATGAGGATCAGTCCACAGTTGACCTACCAGTCCTTCTGAAGCTCCAGAGGAGAATAAAAGAACTAGAGcaggaaaaaaagtcactttggcAGCAAATTGATAAGAAAGAAGAAGCCCAACAGGAAAAAGCAAAA gaGGCGGAGGAGCAGAAAAATGTTGGCAGAGCAGAACTAGATTTGGAAACACTGAAG CGGCAAGAACTGGAATCTGAAAACAAGAAGCTGAAGCAGGATCTGAACGAGCTGAGAAAATCTCTGACTGAAGAGAGCAAGGATCTGGTGCCTCCTGCTCCGGGATCGCTGCCGTACCAGATACTTCTGGAACAGCTCAACTCTTCCAACGATGAACTGGAGATGAGGAAAGAGGAAGTCCTTCTTCTCAGATCACATATGGTCCGCCAGGAGGCTCTTAAATATAAG GACTCTGCTCTGGGAGAAGGTGTGAATTTAGATCTTACTGAGATTCCCACAATTCAAGATGCTGACAG GTCCACTGACATCCACACACTGAATGAAGATGGAGAGCTGTGGTTGGCTTATGAAGGCTTAAAAGAGACCAATAG GCTTCTGGAGTGCCAGATGCGGGAGCAGGCACGTATTCACAGTGAGGAAACTAAGACGCTGCAGGAACAGGTGTCCAAGTTTAAGAAGGAAaaagagcagcagcagaagctGTTGGCCCAGAGCCTCCTCCTGCCTGAAGATGCACGGATTGACGCAAGCCTGCAGCATGAGATCACACGACTCACCAGCGAGAACCTG GAACTCATGGAGCTACAAGAGAAACAAGATAAAACCATACGCAAGCTGAAAAAACAACTTAGACTTTATATGAAAAAGCTTGAGGAATATGAAG TGAGTTCTCAGCAAAAGAATAACTCATCCAATATGAACGCTCCGATGAGAGCCATAAATATCACCCGTAAAGAGAAAGAGTACCAGGGCATGTTGGAGTACAAGCAGGGTGACGAGAGTAAACTGCTCAAGAACTTGGTCGTAG ATCTGAAGCCCCGTGGTGTTGCAGTCAGCCTCATTCCTGGGCTTCCAGCCTACATTATCTTCATGTGTCTGCGATATGCTGACAATATTAATGATGATCAGAGAGTCAGCACGCTCCTAAATTCCACCATCAGCAGCATCAAAGGGGTCATTAAG AGACGAGGAAATGATTTTGAAGTGGTGTCCTTCTGGTTGGCAAACACATGTCGGTTAATGCACTGTCTGAAGCAGTACAGTGGAGAAGAG GTGTTTGTGACGTGCAACACTCCCAAGCAGAATGAGCACTGCTTGACCAACTTTGAACTGTCGGAGTACCAGGGGGTTTTCGGTGATCTGGCCATCCAAATTTACCGTCAGCTCATTAAATGCATGGAGGACATCCTGCAGCCCATCATTG TGGTGAGCATGTTGGAGCACGAGACCATCCAGAGCGTTCTAGGATCCAAACCGACAGGCCTGAGAAAGAGAAGCAGAAGTTCCTCTGTGAACGAGGCTGTTACGGTGGATGCTCTCCTGCAGCGTCTCAGCTTCTTCCACACTACAATGAATCAACATGGGATGGACCTGGGGGTCATAAAGCAGGTGGTCAGGCAGCAGTTTTACATCATCTGTGCCGTCACGCTCAACCACCTGTTGCTGCGTAAAGACATGTGCTCCTGGAGTAAAGGCCTGCAGATCAG GTACAATGTTTGGCAGCTGGAGGAGTGGCTCTCTGAGAGGGAGTTGGCAGACTGTGGAGCCAAAGAGACTCTGGAGCCGCTGGTTCAGGCGGCTCAGCTCCTGCAGATTAAAAAGAAGACCGAGGCTGACGCCCAGGCCATCTGCAACATGTGCACTGCCCTCACCACAGCACAG atTATTAAGGTATTGACATTATACACCCCAGTGATTGAGTTTGAAGAACGAGTGCCAACTACTTTCATTGACACTATTAAA GACATCTTAAAAGACAGAGTCCAGTCATTCGCCCTGATGATGGACACCAAGAAGATTTTCAGCGTCACCCTCCCCTTCACTGCCTCCTCTGTGGCTCTGGAAACCATTCAGATCCCTGCTAGTCTTAATCTGGGTTTTCTCTCCCGCATCTAG
- the rsl24d1 gene encoding putative ribosome biogenesis protein RLP24: MRIEKCYFCSGPVYPGHGVMFVRNDCKSFRFCRSKCHKNFKKKRNPRKTRWTKAFRKASGKELTVDNSLEFEKRRNIPVKYNRELWDKTVEAMKRVEEIKRKRQAKFIMNRLKKGKVLEKEEAIQEVKKNIHLIKAPHAGKAKQMEDKMVQKLQEDIDMGDEDI; encoded by the exons ATGCGCATCGAAAAGTGTTATTTCTGCTCGGGACCAGTGTACCCCGGGCATGGGGTGATGTTTGTACGTAACGACTGTAAG TCATTCAGATTTTGCAGAtcaaaatgccataagaacttcAAAAAGAAGCGTAACCCAAGAAAAACCAGATGGACCAAAGCTTTCAGGAAAGCGTCGGGAAAGGAGTTGACAGTG GATAACTCTTTGGAGTTTGAGAAGCGCAGAAATATCCCTGTTAAATATAACAGGGAGCTGTGGGACAAGACAG TGGAAGCAATGAAGAGGGTGGAAGAAATAAAACGGAAACGACAAGCCAAATTTATCATGAACAG ATTGAAGAAGGGCAAAGTGTTGGAGAAGGAAGAGGCTATCCAGGAAGTCAAGAAAAATATTCACCTCATCAAAGCACCACATGCAG gaaaaGCCAAACAGATGGAAGACAAAATGGTGCAAAAGTTACAAGAAGATATCGACATGGGTGATGAGGACATTTGA
- the LOC115421375 gene encoding cAMP-regulated phosphoprotein 19-like, whose translation MSEEAEDTMNSEEQQEVEDKVISPEKAEEAKLKARYPNLGAKPGGSDFLRKRLQKGQKYFDSGDYNMAKAKMKNKQLPSAPAEKTEITGGHIPTPQDLPQRKTIVASKLAG comes from the exons ATGTCCGAGGAGGCTGAAGACACAATGAACTCAGAAGAGCAGCAG GAAGTAGAGGACAAAGTAATCAGTCCAGAGAAAGCAGAGGAAGCTAAACTGAAGGCCAGGTATCCAAACCTTGGAGCCAAGCCTGGAGGATCAGACTTTCTCAGGAAAAGACTGCAGAAAGGG CAAAAGTATTTTGACTCGGGTGACTACAACATGGCCAAGGCAAAAATGAAGAACAAGCAGCTGCCGTCAGCCCCAGCGGAGAAGACGGAGATCACAGGAGGGCACATCCCAACACCTCAGGACCTGCCTCAAAGAAAGACAATTGTTGCCAGCAAACTGGCCGGTTAA